The following are encoded together in the Poseidonibacter lekithochrous genome:
- a CDS encoding choline/carnitine O-acyltransferase, whose protein sequence is MPKTFEYQEQLKPLPMTNLNDARENFLQWIEPLISNNELNNTKDTLEKFLKNEGPILHKRLEKYSKENDENWLAPLWRDMYLQIREPVAIDVNYFVKIITSHLKAEYKSTNIAGVIINKLMDTYESICNETFEPETIRGTPICMAAYKEMFKATKIPKNTCDEYIVKDKTLSSHIVVMYKNHMFKLNLTDEKGKRYPYNTIVNTLDELMNNKDLELNNTSMGLITTANRDEAAIILEEIISEETNNKNFDVLQDALFMVCIDEDSKTLNDFAMSLIGSNENNRYFDKNLQLIFNKNGDFGFNLEHTGADAGPWINIINIINAELNNIDKYIEDNSTQAVEVEQLSWDLNESIKSQLNKIKEEHTNKLEDIHQEIIYFKDFGSKTIKSWKISPDAFLHLALQLAQYRTFNKLRSTYEATATRAYLKGRTECSRPITMDVLKFVENFDNKNSNTDELKVLMANAGLAHTKRIKDCLGSNGIERYFFALKNMYIQFSDELNLKQMPEFFNDEGYNQLTYSFLSTSRIESKHFDLGGFGPVVPDGYGFWYNLLENQIDMNLITRKSINGDYVESFRNALEQSLRDLAQLASK, encoded by the coding sequence AGATACTTTAGAAAAATTTCTAAAAAATGAAGGTCCTATACTTCATAAAAGACTTGAAAAATACTCAAAAGAAAATGATGAAAATTGGTTAGCTCCATTATGGAGAGATATGTATCTACAAATAAGAGAACCAGTAGCCATTGATGTAAACTATTTTGTAAAAATTATTACAAGTCATCTAAAAGCAGAGTATAAAAGTACAAATATCGCAGGTGTTATTATAAATAAACTTATGGATACTTATGAAAGTATTTGTAATGAAACTTTTGAGCCTGAAACGATTCGAGGTACTCCTATTTGTATGGCAGCCTATAAAGAGATGTTTAAAGCAACAAAAATCCCAAAAAATACTTGCGATGAATATATAGTAAAAGATAAAACTCTAAGTAGTCATATTGTTGTAATGTATAAAAATCATATGTTTAAATTAAATTTAACAGATGAAAAAGGGAAAAGATACCCATATAATACAATTGTAAATACTTTAGATGAATTAATGAATAACAAAGACCTTGAACTTAATAATACAAGTATGGGACTTATTACAACAGCAAACAGAGATGAAGCAGCTATTATATTAGAAGAAATCATCAGTGAAGAAACTAATAATAAAAACTTTGATGTACTGCAAGATGCTTTATTTATGGTATGTATTGACGAAGATTCTAAAACATTAAATGATTTTGCTATGAGTCTTATTGGTTCAAATGAAAACAATAGATACTTTGATAAAAACTTACAATTAATATTTAATAAAAATGGTGATTTTGGTTTTAATCTAGAACATACAGGAGCAGATGCAGGTCCTTGGATTAATATTATAAATATCATTAATGCTGAGCTTAATAATATTGATAAATATATAGAAGATAATTCAACACAAGCTGTAGAAGTTGAACAATTATCTTGGGATTTAAATGAATCAATAAAATCTCAATTAAATAAAATAAAAGAAGAACATACAAATAAACTTGAAGATATTCATCAAGAGATTATATATTTCAAAGATTTTGGTAGTAAAACAATTAAAAGCTGGAAAATCAGTCCGGATGCATTTTTGCACTTAGCGCTTCAATTAGCACAATATAGAACTTTTAATAAACTACGAAGCACTTATGAAGCAACAGCAACAAGAGCATACTTAAAAGGACGTACAGAGTGTTCTAGACCTATTACTATGGATGTTTTAAAATTTGTTGAAAACTTTGATAATAAAAATAGTAATACAGATGAACTTAAAGTACTAATGGCTAATGCAGGACTTGCACATACAAAAAGAATTAAAGACTGCCTTGGTTCAAATGGTATTGAAAGATATTTCTTTGCTTTAAAAAATATGTATATTCAATTTAGTGATGAATTAAACTTAAAACAAATGCCTGAGTTTTTTAATGATGAAGGATATAATCAATTAACATATAGTTTTCTTTCAACTAGTAGAATTGAATCAAAACATTTTGATCTTGGAGGTTTTGGTCCAGTAGTTCCAGACGGTTATGGTTTTTGGTATAACTTACTTGAAAATCAAATTGATATGAATTTAATCACAAGAAAAAGTATAAATGGTGATTATGTAGAATCATTTAGAAATGCACTTGAACAATCATTAAGAGATTTAGCACAATTAGCTTCAAAATAA